One genomic region from Thermoleptolyngbya sichuanensis A183 encodes:
- a CDS encoding transposase — protein sequence MLVSFPALVKPILKQLCPHNYPVLNSRLFFEIWLTFVLDQGLTSMRSLFYRLNKAGIKVDISTFSKACKTRQDEHFCRIYAELIRQLKQKNPATAQMLFSIDSTVITLTSKLFWMQGYHQVKLLNGVNLTQGNPSECLIHFGQGHDAKFADRVTGMIPEDAIGVMDRGFASWDFLDQLSQDQTRFVVRLKNTMKTEFEHERYRVVWFCDLESQTEFRLATNVELMTNEEISEVYRHRWQIEVLWKFLKMHLKLDKLISKSVNGVTIQIYMVLIAYLILQLIEIPEFYGHQLLDKLRYLQLELSRRCSIVHWSYDLLPETLVGAS from the coding sequence ATGCTAGTGTCATTTCCTGCGCTTGTCAAACCGATACTCAAGCAGTTGTGCCCACATAACTATCCTGTTTTGAACTCTCGCTTATTCTTTGAAATCTGGTTGACCTTCGTTTTAGACCAGGGTTTAACGAGCATGAGAAGCCTGTTTTATCGTCTCAACAAAGCAGGAATCAAGGTTGATATTTCCACCTTTTCTAAAGCCTGCAAGACTCGACAGGATGAACACTTTTGTCGCATCTACGCTGAGCTCATAAGACAGCTAAAACAAAAAAATCCAGCGACAGCACAGATGCTGTTTTCCATTGATTCAACGGTCATCACATTGACAAGCAAGTTGTTCTGGATGCAAGGCTATCATCAAGTCAAATTGCTTAATGGAGTCAACTTAACGCAAGGTAATCCCAGTGAATGCCTGATTCATTTTGGTCAAGGACATGACGCAAAATTTGCTGACAGAGTGACAGGAATGATTCCTGAAGATGCCATCGGCGTCATGGATAGAGGCTTTGCCAGTTGGGATTTCCTTGACCAATTAAGCCAGGATCAGACTCGCTTTGTTGTCCGCCTTAAGAACACGATGAAGACCGAGTTTGAGCATGAGCGATATCGAGTGGTTTGGTTTTGTGACTTAGAGAGCCAAACGGAGTTTCGGCTGGCGACCAATGTAGAACTGATGACGAATGAAGAGATTAGTGAAGTCTATCGCCATCGGTGGCAGATAGAAGTGCTGTGGAAGTTTCTAAAGATGCACTTGAAGCTAGATAAACTAATCTCTAAGAGTGTCAATGGAGTCACCATTCAAATCTACATGGTGTTGATTGCCTATCTGATTCTGCAATTGATAGAAATTCCAGAGTTTTATGGTCATCAATTACTAGATAAGTTGCGCTATTTGCAACTTGAATTGAGTCGTCGTTGTTCGATTGTCCATTGGAGCTACGATCTGCTGCCAGAGACACTCGTAGGAGCTTCGTAG
- a CDS encoding NF041680 family putative transposase, protein MIFNELQQFRQTLYASLGNARDALFDLMDAVLVSACIVSFVRLSQSPVFRRQWSSTYEALRDSRLPRSKVLKLLVQQIPTQQQPLLAGDASRWNRPAARRLKDRTLSGRTGHAPIAGQNYSTLAWIAEDRGSWALPLRHERITSFETPASKAAFQLKQVTRQLAVRPLAIYDRGYGNASFVNQTAGIEADLLLRVTSNRCVYGAPPAYRGRGAPAKHGHKMKLNDPDTWSVPVETVEVDDPNWGRVRVSRWSAYHFRKSPKRAMEVLRVEVLETQSSTRRLAPLWLVWLGEQMPPLETLWLHYLRRFAIEHWYRFAKQRLYWTHPQFSSVSATEQWSSLMPLLSWQLWLARKDCTDHPLPWQAPQETLTPGRVAQAFAGILAAIGTPAPAPKPRGKSPGRGKGHKPTPRPCYPMVKKRASKRKTSEQSLNSPVATAA, encoded by the coding sequence ATGATTTTCAACGAACTTCAGCAATTTCGCCAAACGTTGTATGCCAGCTTGGGAAACGCCAGAGATGCCCTGTTTGATCTGATGGATGCCGTGTTAGTGAGTGCGTGCATCGTGTCGTTTGTGAGGCTATCGCAGAGTCCTGTCTTTCGTCGCCAGTGGTCGAGCACCTATGAAGCGTTGCGCGATAGCCGCCTACCCCGATCAAAGGTGCTGAAGCTGTTGGTGCAGCAGATACCGACTCAGCAGCAACCGTTGTTGGCAGGTGATGCGAGTCGGTGGAACCGTCCTGCTGCCAGGCGTTTGAAAGACCGCACCTTATCAGGCAGAACAGGACATGCCCCGATAGCCGGACAAAACTACAGTACCTTAGCCTGGATTGCTGAAGACAGGGGCAGTTGGGCATTACCATTGCGGCATGAGCGCATCACCAGCTTTGAAACACCCGCCAGTAAAGCGGCATTCCAACTCAAACAAGTGACTCGGCAGTTAGCGGTGCGTCCGTTGGCGATCTACGACCGAGGGTACGGCAATGCCAGTTTTGTCAACCAAACGGCAGGGATTGAGGCAGACTTGCTGCTGCGGGTTACATCCAATCGATGTGTCTATGGCGCGCCCCCAGCGTATCGAGGGCGAGGCGCACCTGCCAAGCATGGACATAAGATGAAACTCAATGACCCTGACACTTGGAGTGTCCCGGTCGAAACCGTTGAAGTCGATGATCCCAACTGGGGACGAGTGCGGGTCAGTCGTTGGAGTGCATACCATTTCCGCAAATCCCCCAAACGGGCAATGGAAGTGTTGCGCGTGGAGGTGCTGGAGACACAGAGCAGCACGCGACGCTTGGCTCCTTTGTGGTTAGTTTGGCTGGGTGAGCAGATGCCTCCGTTAGAAACCCTGTGGTTGCACTACCTCCGTCGCTTTGCCATTGAACACTGGTATCGCTTTGCCAAGCAGAGGCTATATTGGACACATCCCCAGTTCAGTTCTGTATCGGCAACCGAACAGTGGAGCAGCCTGATGCCGTTGCTCAGTTGGCAGTTGTGGTTAGCGCGAAAGGACTGTACTGACCACCCCTTGCCCTGGCAGGCACCGCAAGAAACGTTGACTCCGGGTCGGGTCGCACAAGCGTTTGCAGGCATTTTGGCAGCGATTGGCACCCCTGCTCCTGCGCCTAAACCTCGTGGTAAATCGCCAGGACGAGGCAAGGGGCACAAGCCAACTCCTCGTCCCTGCTATCCGATGGTCAAAAAACGAGCCTCGAAACGCAAGACATCCGAACAATCCCTGAACAGTCCGGTTGCAACAGCAGCTTAA
- a CDS encoding DUF3122 domain-containing protein, with amino-acid sequence MYLRLVAFPGVSEVDHTRPLKLINSLGKTWTAHDASQQIFTDATHPEPNVAQYDLQPILIQLDPAVPFRLEVPKPDQASTTLNIPPALIEEWRSLLEYENL; translated from the coding sequence ATTTATTTACGTCTTGTTGCTTTTCCTGGCGTTTCAGAGGTGGATCACACTCGCCCGCTCAAATTAATCAACTCGCTAGGAAAAACTTGGACAGCCCATGATGCATCGCAACAAATCTTCACAGATGCTACTCATCCAGAACCGAACGTGGCCCAGTATGACTTGCAGCCAATCTTGATACAATTAGACCCTGCGGTGCCATTCCGATTGGAAGTTCCCAAACCTGATCAAGCTAGTACGACACTGAATATTCCACCGGCGCTAATTGAAGAGTGGCGATCGCTACTTGAGTATGAAAACCTGTGA
- a CDS encoding radical SAM protein yields the protein MLHNQRFFNSIYGPVKSWRFGQSLGIDPIGAVSTCSFNCVYCQLGEIEYQTTTRQVFISTEQIQQDLQPFAPWDVDLVTVSGSGEPTLAQNLADILTAAKAITKKPLAVLTNGSLLTDPDVRADLMIADRVSVKLDAIAPSFSQRINRPLDGLDLGRLWAGLWQFRQQYSGILSIQTMLLSTWSDQQQADYITLMQRLLPDEIQINTPTRPKPTRHELDARGNHTSGSRPYPVRSLRPVSVEQLQIFCDHIQSATGIPTRYPQHQLIPSTQA from the coding sequence ATGTTGCACAATCAACGTTTCTTTAACTCTATCTATGGCCCCGTAAAGTCCTGGCGATTTGGGCAGTCTTTGGGAATTGATCCAATCGGCGCAGTTTCAACCTGTTCCTTCAACTGCGTGTACTGTCAGCTTGGCGAAATTGAATATCAGACCACAACTCGACAAGTTTTCATTTCAACTGAACAAATCCAACAAGATCTACAACCTTTTGCGCCCTGGGATGTGGATCTTGTCACCGTCAGTGGCAGCGGCGAACCTACGCTAGCTCAAAATTTGGCGGATATTCTGACGGCTGCCAAAGCAATCACCAAGAAGCCCCTGGCTGTTTTAACCAATGGTAGTTTACTTACCGATCCAGATGTTCGAGCAGATCTGATGATTGCCGATCGCGTTTCGGTCAAACTAGACGCGATCGCCCCCAGCTTCTCCCAACGCATTAACCGCCCCCTCGATGGCTTAGACCTCGGACGACTTTGGGCAGGGCTGTGGCAGTTTCGGCAACAATATTCAGGCATCCTATCGATCCAAACCATGCTGCTCTCGACGTGGAGCGATCAACAACAAGCTGACTACATCACGCTGATGCAAAGACTGCTGCCCGATGAAATTCAGATCAACACGCCTACCCGTCCGAAGCCAACTCGTCACGAACTGGATGCACGGGGCAACCATACTTCAGGATCTCGACCTTACCCTGTACGTTCCCTCAGACCTGTGAGCGTAGAGCAATTGCAAATTTTTTGCGATCACATTCAATCTGCGACAGGGATTCCCACTCGCTATCCTCAGCACCAACTCATCCCTTCCACGCAAGCATAA
- a CDS encoding 4Fe-4S single cluster domain-containing protein: protein MLNSQERAALKRMEIPPGHLNIMGYVDESEVNGPGCRAVIWVQGCLRECPGCFNPASWSFEQNQIVSVDDLLSKILANPRNEGVTFSGGEPFWQAPALAQLAHQAKAQGLNVMSFTGFTLEELQRADAPTGAQALLDELDILVDGPYVESLAVHTPDSLVSSRNQRVHVFNPAFRDRLNWASDQMEIHILKDGSRLITGYRGQMNLTE from the coding sequence ATGCTAAATTCTCAGGAAAGAGCCGCGCTAAAACGAATGGAAATTCCACCGGGTCACCTCAACATCATGGGCTATGTAGATGAATCAGAAGTGAACGGCCCTGGTTGCCGTGCGGTGATTTGGGTACAGGGCTGTTTGCGGGAATGTCCAGGATGCTTCAATCCAGCATCCTGGTCGTTTGAACAAAATCAAATTGTGAGTGTTGATGACTTGCTGTCCAAAATTTTGGCGAATCCACGCAACGAAGGAGTGACCTTTTCAGGTGGAGAACCATTCTGGCAAGCACCCGCTTTGGCACAACTGGCCCATCAAGCCAAAGCGCAGGGGCTGAATGTCATGTCATTTACCGGATTCACCCTAGAGGAACTGCAAAGAGCTGATGCCCCAACCGGCGCACAGGCATTGCTAGATGAATTAGATATTTTAGTGGATGGCCCCTACGTTGAATCGCTGGCAGTGCATACGCCAGATTCCCTGGTGTCTTCGCGCAATCAGCGAGTGCATGTGTTCAATCCTGCCTTTCGCGATCGCCTCAACTGGGCTAGTGATCAAATGGAAATTCACATTCTCAAAGATGGCAGCCGATTGATCACAGGCTACCGGGGTCAGATGAATCTGACGGAGTAA